One window of Mesorhizobium sp. PAMC28654 genomic DNA carries:
- the gcvA gene encoding transcriptional regulator GcvA: MPDLGWRQASQLPPLQAIRVFEAVARHLSFTKAAGELGMTQAAVSYQIKVLEERVGAPLFLRRPRQIALTEAGQRLAPAVSEAFAILGQAYAAARGGADGLLCVTTVLTFASNWLAHRLGSFQIAHPALAVRLETSSRLTDFAREDVDIAIRSGGGNWPGLEAHKLLDADFTPMLSPKLAASIGGVNEPADLLRLPILDPGDIWWREWFATAGVHAHDLASRPGSSMGAQAYEANAAIAGHGVAILTRALFKNELADGRLFQPFDLVGDDGHAYWLVYPEARRNVPKIRAFRDWVLAEIAC; encoded by the coding sequence ATGCCTGACCTCGGCTGGCGACAGGCTTCGCAACTCCCTCCGCTGCAAGCGATCAGGGTGTTTGAAGCGGTCGCGCGGCATCTCTCCTTCACCAAGGCCGCTGGCGAACTCGGCATGACGCAGGCGGCGGTCAGCTATCAGATCAAGGTGTTGGAGGAGCGCGTCGGCGCGCCGCTGTTCCTGCGCCGGCCGCGACAGATCGCGCTGACCGAGGCTGGACAGCGGCTGGCGCCCGCCGTCAGCGAGGCCTTCGCCATTCTTGGCCAGGCCTATGCCGCGGCGCGCGGCGGGGCCGATGGGTTGCTGTGCGTCACCACGGTGCTGACATTCGCCTCGAACTGGCTGGCGCATCGGCTAGGTTCGTTCCAGATCGCGCATCCAGCACTTGCCGTGCGGCTGGAGACGTCGAGCCGCCTGACCGATTTCGCCCGCGAGGATGTCGATATCGCCATTCGCTCAGGCGGCGGCAACTGGCCTGGCCTTGAAGCGCACAAGCTGCTTGACGCCGATTTCACGCCAATGCTGAGCCCGAAGCTCGCGGCGAGCATCGGCGGCGTCAACGAGCCCGCCGATCTCCTGCGATTGCCGATCCTCGACCCCGGCGACATCTGGTGGAGGGAGTGGTTTGCCACCGCCGGTGTCCATGCGCACGACCTTGCCAGCCGGCCCGGCAGCAGCATGGGCGCGCAAGCCTATGAGGCCAATGCGGCAATTGCCGGCCATGGCGTGGCGATCCTGACTAGGGCGCTGTTCAAGAACGAGCTTGCCGACGGCCGCCTGTTCCAGCCCTTCGATCTGGTCGGCGACGATGGCCACGCCTATTGGCTGGTCTATCCCGAAGCACGACGCAACGTGCCGAAGATCCGCGCCTTCCGAGACTGGGTGCTGGCCGAGATCGCCTGCTGA
- a CDS encoding sugar-binding transcriptional regulator: MNSRQDGGSNRLDDAARAGWLYYVAGNTQDQIASTLGISRQTAQRLVSLAVSEGLIKVRVDHPIANCLDLSARLKSRFALDLVEVVPSDPSSSSTTIGIAEAAAAEIERRLRSPTPIVMAIGTGRTLKAAIEQLPPMECPQHKVVSLTGNISPDGSAAFYNVIFTMADRVKARSFPMPLPVIASSPEEREMLLNQSMIQPTLALAAEADVTFVGIGDLGPKAPLYEDGFISESELKALQKAGGVGEIVGWVFDRDGRMIDGITNDRVSSAALPSREKSLVIALAMGERKLPGILAAVNRRLVNGLITDERTAAALLAAG, translated from the coding sequence TTGAATTCCCGGCAGGACGGCGGCAGCAACAGGTTGGACGACGCGGCGCGCGCGGGCTGGCTTTATTATGTTGCCGGCAACACGCAGGACCAGATTGCCTCCACGCTCGGCATTTCTCGGCAGACGGCGCAGCGCCTGGTGTCGCTGGCCGTCTCGGAAGGCCTGATCAAGGTCCGCGTCGACCACCCGATCGCCAATTGCCTCGACCTCTCGGCCCGGCTGAAATCGCGCTTCGCGCTCGATCTGGTCGAGGTGGTGCCCAGCGACCCTTCCTCGTCCTCCACCACGATCGGCATCGCCGAGGCGGCTGCCGCCGAGATCGAGCGACGCTTGCGCTCGCCGACCCCGATCGTCATGGCGATCGGCACCGGCCGCACGCTGAAGGCAGCGATCGAGCAATTGCCGCCGATGGAGTGCCCGCAGCACAAGGTGGTGTCGCTGACCGGCAACATTTCGCCGGACGGCTCGGCCGCTTTCTACAACGTCATCTTCACCATGGCCGACAGGGTCAAGGCACGGTCCTTCCCGATGCCCTTGCCCGTCATCGCCTCCTCGCCGGAAGAGCGCGAGATGCTGCTCAACCAGTCGATGATCCAGCCGACGCTGGCGCTCGCCGCCGAGGCTGATGTCACATTCGTCGGCATCGGCGATCTTGGCCCCAAGGCGCCGCTATATGAGGACGGGTTCATATCGGAAAGTGAGTTGAAGGCACTGCAGAAGGCGGGCGGCGTCGGCGAAATCGTCGGCTGGGTGTTCGATCGCGATGGCCGTATGATCGACGGCATCACCAACGACCGCGTGTCGTCGGCGGCGCTGCCATCACGCGAGAAGTCGCTTGTCATAGCGCTTGCCATGGGCGAGCGGAAACTGCCGGGCATCCTCGCGGCCGTGAACCGGCGGCTGGTCAACGGCCTCATCACCGACGAGCGGACCGCCGCCGCGCTGCTGGCGGCCGGCTGA
- a CDS encoding HAD family hydrolase codes for MTPKAVFWDMDGTLVDSEPLHEAALIAALRNAGVAPPADLHQRVLGVAAWPVYEMLRDEFGLDVPFDEWISRKYDHYLPLTATLKPRPGAIEIFNELRALGVAQAVVSNSDRLVVDANLRVVGLSYPGMKTVSRNDVREGKPHPEPFLRAAWLADVDPSQAVAVDDSWTGAMAGLAAGMKTIFWPEAPMAGPPGAIAINSAEELRKQLGL; via the coding sequence ATGACGCCGAAAGCGGTTTTCTGGGACATGGACGGAACGCTGGTCGACAGCGAGCCGCTGCACGAGGCGGCGCTGATCGCGGCACTGCGAAACGCCGGCGTCGCGCCGCCGGCCGACCTGCATCAGCGGGTGCTCGGCGTCGCCGCATGGCCCGTCTACGAGATGCTGCGCGACGAGTTCGGGCTGGACGTACCGTTCGACGAATGGATCAGCCGAAAATACGATCACTATCTGCCGCTGACCGCGACGCTGAAGCCGCGCCCCGGCGCGATCGAGATCTTCAACGAGTTGCGCGCGCTTGGCGTGGCGCAGGCGGTGGTGTCCAATTCCGACCGCCTGGTCGTCGACGCCAATCTGCGCGTGGTCGGCCTGAGCTATCCCGGCATGAAGACGGTCAGCCGCAACGATGTGCGCGAAGGCAAGCCGCATCCGGAGCCCTTCCTGCGCGCCGCCTGGCTGGCGGACGTCGACCCTTCGCAAGCGGTCGCCGTCGACGACAGCTGGACGGGCGCCATGGCCGGGCTGGCCGCGGGGATGAAGACGATCTTCTGGCCGGAAGCACCGATGGCAGGCCCGCCCGGCGCCATCGCCATCAACAGCGCTGAAGAATTGCGGAAGCAATTAGGACTCTGA
- a CDS encoding class II aldolase and adducin N-terminal domain-containing protein, translating to MSIARLQKEKLTNLPFYEERVDLAAAFRWTARLNMHEAVANHFSLAVNEDGTQFLMNPNQAHFSRIKASDLLLIDANDPDTLSGPNAPDPTAWGLHGAIHRNVPHARCVMHVHSIHATVLASLADSTLPPIDQNSAMFFNRHVVDSHYGGLAFEEEGERCSQLFADPKDKVMIMGNHGVLVIGDTVADAFNRMFYFERAAETYIKALWTGRPLRVLSDAIAEKAAKEMDDYPGQADRHLSELKAILDEQEPVYRN from the coding sequence ATGAGCATCGCGCGCCTGCAGAAGGAAAAGCTGACCAACCTGCCATTCTACGAGGAGCGCGTCGATCTCGCCGCCGCCTTCCGCTGGACGGCGCGGCTCAACATGCACGAGGCGGTGGCCAATCACTTCTCACTGGCGGTCAACGAGGACGGAACGCAGTTCCTGATGAATCCCAACCAGGCGCATTTCTCGCGCATCAAGGCGAGCGATCTGCTGTTGATCGACGCCAACGACCCGGACACGCTTTCCGGCCCCAATGCGCCTGACCCGACGGCCTGGGGCCTGCATGGTGCCATCCATCGCAATGTGCCCCATGCGCGCTGCGTCATGCATGTGCACTCGATCCACGCCACGGTGCTGGCCTCGCTGGCCGATTCGACACTGCCGCCGATCGATCAGAATTCAGCGATGTTCTTCAACCGCCATGTCGTCGATTCGCACTATGGCGGGTTGGCCTTCGAGGAAGAAGGCGAGCGCTGCTCGCAGCTTTTCGCCGATCCGAAGGACAAGGTCATGATCATGGGCAACCATGGCGTGCTGGTCATCGGCGACACGGTCGCCGACGCCTTCAACCGCATGTTCTATTTCGAGCGTGCCGCCGAAACCTACATCAAGGCGCTGTGGACGGGCCGTCCGCTGCGCGTGCTGTCGGATGCGATCGCCGAAAAGGCCGCGAAGGAAATGGATGACTATCCCGGCCAGGCCGACCGGCATCTTTCCGAACTCAAGGCGATCCTCGACGAGCAGGAGCCGGTCTACCGGAACTGA
- the ureG gene encoding urease accessory protein UreG: MTQTNGPLRIGIGGPVGSGKTTLTEKLCKALRDEFSIAVVTNDIYTKEDAMMLARLQALPEDRIMGVETGGCPHTAIREDASINLQAIAEMNRKFPDLDIVFIESGGDNLAATFSPDLADLTLYVISVCQGEEIPRKGGPAITRSDFLVINKSDLAPYVNVNLDVMESDAGRMRGKRPFGFTDLSRGKGLQEVIDFIVEHGGLRAARSAA; encoded by the coding sequence ATGACGCAGACCAATGGTCCCCTTCGCATCGGCATCGGCGGCCCCGTTGGCTCCGGGAAGACGACGCTGACCGAAAAGCTCTGCAAGGCGCTGCGCGACGAGTTCTCCATCGCCGTCGTCACCAACGACATCTACACCAAGGAAGACGCCATGATGCTGGCCAGGCTGCAGGCGCTGCCCGAGGACCGAATCATGGGTGTCGAGACCGGCGGCTGTCCGCACACCGCCATCCGCGAGGATGCCTCGATCAACCTGCAGGCGATCGCCGAGATGAACCGAAAATTCCCGGACCTCGACATCGTTTTCATCGAATCCGGCGGCGACAACCTCGCCGCCACCTTCTCGCCGGACCTCGCCGACCTGACGCTCTATGTCATCTCGGTCTGCCAGGGCGAGGAGATCCCGAGGAAGGGCGGCCCGGCCATCACCCGCTCCGACTTCCTGGTCATCAACAAGAGCGATCTTGCGCCGTATGTGAACGTCAACCTCGACGTCATGGAAAGCGACGCCGGCCGCATGCGCGGCAAGCGCCCCTTCGGCTTCACCGACCTGTCGCGCGGCAAGGGCCTGCAGGAGGTCATCGATTTCATCGTCGAGCATGGCGGGCTGCGGGCCGCCCGTTCGGCCGCCTGA
- a CDS encoding DUF3995 domain-containing protein yields the protein MIILAFALSFVLLLITALHVYWGIGGIWPGRDTASCARAVVGFRGVDEMPTPFASFAVAACLALATLWPMALEGVFASPFPKQGLAATSLLIGLVFLGRGIAGFTPWWRRLAPEQPFARLDIRYYSPLCLLIGLGFAVLAITEFPA from the coding sequence ATGATCATTCTTGCCTTCGCCCTTTCGTTCGTCTTGCTGCTGATCACCGCGCTGCATGTCTATTGGGGCATCGGCGGCATCTGGCCGGGCAGGGACACCGCCTCCTGCGCCCGCGCCGTTGTCGGCTTTCGCGGCGTCGACGAGATGCCGACGCCTTTCGCCAGTTTCGCCGTCGCCGCATGCCTCGCCTTGGCAACGCTGTGGCCGATGGCGCTCGAAGGCGTCTTTGCCTCTCCCTTTCCCAAGCAGGGGCTCGCTGCCACATCGCTGCTCATCGGGCTGGTTTTCCTCGGGCGCGGCATTGCCGGCTTTACGCCCTGGTGGCGGCGGCTGGCGCCGGAACAGCCTTTCGCGCGGCTTGATATCCGCTACTATTCGCCGCTGTGCCTGTTGATCGGGCTTGGCTTTGCCGTCCTCGCCATCACGGAGTTCCCCGCATGA
- a CDS encoding urease accessory protein UreF: MTDQPSNIALLRLMAWLSPAFPVGGFSYSHGLERAVHDGLVADRESLAAWLETLVEMGSGWNDAVLFAESWRRAREDGDLDGIASLAEALAGSRERHTETMLQGAAFLKAASAWPNPVLQRLPTDCAYCVAVGAIAGGNAIALQDALSAFLQAFFSNLIQAAIRLGVVGQHAATTLLAGFEPLALATAARAVRSTLDDLGGCAFISDVMAMKHETQYSRLFRS, translated from the coding sequence ATGACTGACCAGCCTTCGAACATCGCCTTGCTGCGGCTGATGGCGTGGCTGTCCCCGGCCTTTCCGGTCGGCGGCTTTTCCTACAGCCATGGTCTTGAGCGTGCGGTGCATGACGGGCTCGTTGCCGATAGAGAGAGCCTCGCCGCATGGCTGGAAACGCTGGTTGAAATGGGCTCGGGCTGGAACGATGCCGTATTGTTTGCCGAAAGCTGGCGCCGTGCGCGAGAAGACGGCGATCTCGACGGGATCGCATCGCTCGCCGAAGCCCTGGCCGGCTCGCGCGAGCGTCACACCGAGACCATGCTGCAGGGCGCGGCCTTCCTCAAGGCGGCATCGGCCTGGCCGAACCCGGTGCTGCAACGCCTGCCGACCGACTGCGCCTACTGCGTTGCCGTCGGCGCCATCGCCGGCGGCAATGCGATCGCGCTGCAGGATGCATTGTCGGCCTTCCTGCAAGCCTTCTTCTCCAATCTCATCCAGGCCGCGATCAGGCTCGGCGTTGTCGGCCAGCATGCCGCAACGACCCTGCTCGCCGGCTTCGAGCCGTTGGCATTGGCAACCGCCGCCCGCGCCGTCCGTTCGACGCTCGATGATCTCGGCGGCTGCGCCTTCATCTCCGATGTCATGGCGATGAAGCATGAAACCCAGTATTCCCGGTTGTTCCGTTCATGA
- a CDS encoding urease accessory protein UreE, with product MKLNINTDFTKFPRAVSVLPAGEAGAIVPHGRAVLAHDERHLRRRAIELSDGGKVLVDLPEPVALNDGDRLVLEDGRHVEIIAAREDVYDIRARDAVHLTELAWHIGNRHLAAGIEPDRIIILRDHVIKAMLEGLGAKVAEVSEPFKPVRGAYSGGHGHGHAHAEAHAHSHEGHSHAHSESHSHSHSHAGHHHDHD from the coding sequence ATGAAACTCAACATCAACACCGATTTCACCAAATTCCCGCGCGCGGTCTCCGTGCTACCAGCCGGCGAGGCGGGAGCAATCGTGCCCCATGGTCGTGCCGTGCTCGCCCATGACGAGCGGCATCTGCGCCGCCGGGCCATCGAGCTTTCCGACGGCGGCAAGGTGCTGGTCGACCTGCCTGAGCCCGTCGCCTTGAACGATGGCGACCGGCTGGTGCTGGAGGATGGCCGCCATGTCGAGATCATCGCGGCGCGAGAGGACGTCTACGACATCCGCGCTCGCGATGCCGTGCATCTGACCGAGCTCGCCTGGCACATCGGCAACCGTCATCTCGCTGCCGGCATCGAGCCGGACCGCATCATCATCCTGCGCGATCACGTCATCAAGGCGATGCTGGAAGGGCTGGGCGCCAAGGTGGCCGAGGTGTCGGAACCGTTCAAGCCGGTGCGCGGCGCCTATTCCGGCGGACATGGTCACGGCCATGCGCATGCAGAGGCGCATGCGCACAGCCATGAGGGTCATTCCCACGCGCACAGCGAATCGCATTCCCATTCGCACAGTCACGCAGGCCACCACCACGACCATGACTGA
- a CDS encoding glutathione S-transferase family protein: MYKAVGSRGSRVSRVLWMLEELGQPYEFVEVKLRSPEAYALNPSGKVPILIDGDLKVTDSAAICVYLADKHAEKDMGANPGLAGRAEMDSWMHFAQSEFEAPLWNKLRHRFLLPKEVRVDVGPAAAYDFASEVKALDRRLGDQPFALGDRFSAVDVLLGDMGGWARAGKFPIGSEHVNAYLDRVLSRPARARAQANGGAMK, translated from the coding sequence ATGTACAAGGCCGTCGGATCGCGCGGGTCCCGGGTCAGCCGCGTTCTCTGGATGCTCGAGGAACTCGGGCAGCCCTATGAATTCGTCGAGGTCAAGCTGCGCTCGCCCGAAGCCTATGCGCTCAACCCGTCTGGCAAGGTGCCGATCCTGATCGACGGCGATCTCAAGGTCACGGATTCGGCGGCGATCTGCGTCTATCTCGCCGACAAGCATGCTGAAAAAGACATGGGCGCCAATCCTGGCCTCGCCGGCCGCGCCGAGATGGATTCCTGGATGCATTTTGCCCAATCGGAATTCGAAGCGCCGCTGTGGAACAAGCTGCGCCATCGCTTCCTGCTGCCGAAGGAGGTGCGGGTCGATGTCGGTCCGGCCGCCGCGTATGATTTTGCCTCCGAGGTAAAGGCTCTGGACCGGCGGTTGGGCGACCAGCCGTTTGCACTAGGCGACCGGTTTTCCGCGGTCGATGTCCTGCTTGGCGACATGGGCGGCTGGGCTCGCGCCGGAAAATTTCCGATCGGGTCCGAGCACGTCAACGCCTATCTAGACCGGGTGCTTTCGCGCCCAGCCCGCGCACGGGCGCAAGCCAATGGCGGAGCCATGAAATGA
- the ureC gene encoding urease subunit alpha: MARITRAAYAQMYGPTVGDKVRLADTELFIEVEKDLTIHGEEVKFGGGKVIRDGMGQSQVSRAQGAVDTVITNALVVDASAGVFKADIGLRDGRIAAIGKAGNPDTQDGVTIIIGPGTEIIAGEGKILTAGGFDAHIHFICPQQIEEALMSGITTMLGGGTGPAHGTLATTCTPGPWHMARMIQSFDAFPMNIGLSGKGNASLPAALEEMVLGGACSLKLHEDWGTTPAAIDCCLSVADDYDVQVMIHTDTLNESGFVENTVAAIKGRTIHAFHTEGAGGGHAPDIIKVCGLPNVIPSSTNPTRPYTVNTLAEHLDMLMVCHHLSPSIPEDIAFAESRIRKETIAAEDILHDIGAFSIISSDSQAMGRVGEVAIRTWQTADKMKRQRGSLPQETGNNDNFRVRRYIAKYTINPAIAHGLSKDIGSIAVGKRADLVLWNPAFFGVKPDMVLLGGMIAAAPMGDPNASIPTPQPMHYRPMFGAYGKARTNSSVTFVSKAALESGLHGRLGVDKQFVAVENTRGGIGKHSMVLNDATPHIEVDPETYEVRADGELLTCEPATVLPMAQRYFLF, translated from the coding sequence ATGGCTAGAATTACCCGCGCCGCCTACGCCCAGATGTATGGCCCAACCGTTGGCGACAAGGTGCGGCTCGCCGACACCGAGTTGTTCATCGAGGTCGAGAAGGACCTCACCATCCATGGCGAGGAAGTAAAGTTCGGTGGTGGCAAGGTCATCCGCGACGGCATGGGCCAGAGCCAGGTGTCCCGGGCCCAGGGCGCCGTCGACACCGTCATCACCAATGCGCTGGTCGTCGACGCCAGTGCCGGCGTCTTCAAGGCCGATATCGGCCTCAGGGACGGCCGCATCGCGGCGATAGGCAAGGCCGGCAATCCGGACACGCAGGATGGCGTCACCATCATCATCGGCCCCGGCACCGAGATCATCGCCGGCGAAGGCAAGATCCTGACCGCTGGCGGCTTCGACGCGCATATCCACTTCATCTGCCCGCAGCAGATCGAGGAGGCGCTGATGTCAGGCATCACCACCATGCTTGGCGGTGGCACCGGCCCGGCGCATGGCACGCTGGCGACGACCTGCACGCCGGGGCCATGGCACATGGCGCGCATGATCCAGTCGTTCGACGCATTCCCGATGAATATCGGCCTGTCGGGCAAGGGCAATGCGTCGCTGCCCGCGGCGCTCGAGGAGATGGTTCTGGGCGGCGCCTGCTCGCTGAAGCTGCACGAGGACTGGGGCACCACGCCGGCGGCCATCGACTGCTGCCTGTCGGTTGCCGACGACTACGACGTGCAGGTGATGATCCACACCGACACGCTGAACGAGTCAGGGTTCGTCGAGAACACGGTGGCGGCGATCAAGGGCCGCACCATCCACGCCTTCCACACCGAGGGCGCCGGCGGCGGCCATGCGCCGGACATCATCAAGGTCTGCGGCCTGCCCAATGTCATCCCGTCGTCGACCAATCCGACACGGCCCTACACGGTCAACACGCTGGCCGAGCATCTGGACATGCTGATGGTCTGCCATCATCTGTCGCCATCGATCCCCGAGGATATTGCGTTCGCCGAAAGCCGCATCCGCAAGGAGACCATCGCGGCGGAAGACATCCTGCACGACATCGGCGCCTTCTCGATCATCTCCTCGGACTCGCAGGCCATGGGCCGCGTCGGCGAAGTGGCGATCCGCACCTGGCAGACCGCCGACAAGATGAAGCGCCAGCGCGGTTCGCTGCCGCAGGAAACCGGCAACAACGACAATTTCCGCGTCCGCCGCTACATCGCCAAATACACCATCAATCCGGCCATCGCGCATGGCCTGTCGAAGGACATAGGCTCGATCGCGGTGGGAAAACGCGCTGACCTCGTGCTGTGGAACCCCGCCTTCTTCGGCGTCAAGCCCGACATGGTGCTGCTCGGCGGCATGATCGCCGCGGCACCCATGGGCGACCCCAACGCTTCGATCCCGACGCCGCAGCCGATGCACTACCGGCCGATGTTCGGCGCCTACGGCAAGGCGCGGACCAACTCGTCGGTGACCTTCGTTTCGAAAGCCGCACTCGAGTCCGGGTTGCATGGCAGGCTTGGCGTCGACAAGCAGTTTGTCGCGGTCGAAAACACGCGCGGCGGCATCGGCAAGCATTCCATGGTGCTCAACGACGCCACGCCACATATCGAGGTCGACCCCGAAACCTACGAGGTTCGCGCCGACGGTGAATTGCTCACCTGCGAGCCGGCGACCGTGCTGCCGATGGCGCAGAGATATTTTCTGTTTTGA
- a CDS encoding urease subunit beta → MIPGEVITRDGDIELNKGLPTITLKVANSGDRPIQVGSHYHFFETNEGLKFDRELARGMRLDIAAGTAMRFEPGQERDVTLVPLGGKREVYGFQRKVMGKL, encoded by the coding sequence ATGATCCCGGGCGAAGTCATCACCAGGGACGGCGATATCGAGCTCAACAAGGGCTTGCCGACGATCACCCTGAAGGTCGCCAACAGCGGCGACCGGCCGATCCAGGTTGGCAGTCACTACCACTTCTTCGAGACCAATGAAGGGCTGAAGTTCGACCGCGAACTGGCGCGCGGCATGCGCCTCGACATCGCCGCCGGCACCGCCATGCGCTTCGAGCCCGGGCAGGAGCGGGACGTGACGCTGGTGCCGCTGGGCGGCAAGCGCGAAGTCTATGGATTTCAGCGGAAGGTGATGGGCAAGCTATGA
- a CDS encoding HupE/UreJ family protein: MIPAKRLSLSAILLLAASMPAYAHVGIGTTSSFTAGFMHPLSGLDHMTVMIAVGLWAALKGGKAIWAWPAAFVGVMLVGGALGMLHMPLPFVEPGILASVVALGLLVALAVDLPVSAGAAIIGLFALFHGHAHGTEVPENAGGLEYMAGFAVATALLHATGIAAGLGFGLRFRVLARAAGAACAAVGVGLAFGVL, translated from the coding sequence ATGATCCCAGCCAAACGCTTGTCCCTCTCGGCGATCCTGCTGCTGGCCGCTTCGATGCCCGCCTACGCCCATGTCGGCATCGGCACGACGTCATCCTTCACGGCGGGCTTCATGCATCCGCTTTCCGGTCTCGACCACATGACGGTGATGATCGCGGTCGGCCTGTGGGCCGCACTCAAGGGCGGCAAGGCGATCTGGGCATGGCCGGCGGCCTTTGTCGGCGTCATGCTGGTCGGCGGCGCGCTCGGCATGCTGCATATGCCCCTGCCGTTCGTCGAACCGGGCATACTCGCCTCGGTCGTGGCACTCGGGCTGCTGGTCGCGCTGGCGGTCGATCTGCCTGTTTCGGCCGGCGCCGCCATCATCGGCCTGTTCGCCCTGTTCCACGGCCACGCCCATGGTACGGAGGTTCCCGAAAATGCCGGTGGGCTTGAATACATGGCCGGCTTTGCCGTCGCGACAGCGCTGCTGCACGCCACCGGCATCGCCGCCGGCCTTGGTTTCGGCCTGCGGTTCCGCGTCCTTGCCCGTGCGGCGGGTGCGGCCTGCGCGGCTGTTGGCGTCGGCCTTGCCTTCGGCGTCCTGTGA
- a CDS encoding DUF1272 domain-containing protein encodes MLELRPSCECCDKDLPPEAADVMMCTFECTFCADCAEKVLGGVCPNCSGNFSARPIRPAAMLEKYPASTKRVLKAEGCGPRKAA; translated from the coding sequence ATGCTTGAGCTGCGCCCCAGTTGCGAATGCTGCGACAAGGACCTGCCGCCCGAGGCCGCGGATGTCATGATGTGCACGTTCGAGTGCACCTTCTGTGCCGATTGCGCTGAAAAGGTGCTGGGTGGCGTCTGCCCCAATTGCAGTGGCAATTTTTCCGCACGGCCGATCCGCCCGGCGGCGATGCTGGAAAAATATCCCGCTTCGACCAAGCGCGTGCTCAAGGCCGAAGGCTGCGGTCCCCGCAAGGCCGCGTGA
- a CDS encoding urease subunit gamma, with translation MNLTPREKDKLLIAMAAIVARKRLERGVKLNHPEAIALITDFVVEGARDGRPVAELMEAGAHVVTRAQVMEGIAEMIHDVQVEATFPDGTKLVTVHEPIR, from the coding sequence ATGAACCTGACGCCAAGGGAAAAGGACAAGCTGCTCATCGCCATGGCGGCGATCGTGGCGCGCAAGCGGCTCGAACGCGGCGTCAAGCTCAATCATCCGGAGGCGATCGCGCTGATCACCGACTTCGTCGTCGAGGGCGCCCGCGACGGTCGCCCGGTCGCCGAGCTGATGGAGGCCGGCGCCCATGTCGTGACCCGCGCGCAGGTGATGGAAGGCATCGCCGAGATGATCCACGACGTTCAGGTCGAAGCAACCTTCCCCGACGGCACCAAGCTGGTGACCGTACACGAACCCATCAGGTGA
- a CDS encoding urease accessory protein UreD translates to MRISTPTAQRAAGMARLACGKSDGRTRLRRLYQDGSAKIRMPAVSADPLEAVLINTAGGLTGGDRLGWEIDVGPAASATITTQACEKVYRAASDRAEVRVRLTVGEQGRIAWLPQETIVFDRASFARTLDVELAPGAEALVLEATVFGRLAMGERAAQGNFHDRWRVRQDGALIHAEDFRIGPDIAATLARPAVAGGAIAVATLLMVSPRAEAFLDPVRNIIGGQGDASVWTVNKSGKLLARLHAGDGYQLRKRLVPLVELLNGRAGLPKLWSL, encoded by the coding sequence ATGAGGATTTCGACGCCGACGGCCCAGCGCGCCGCCGGCATGGCGCGGCTTGCATGCGGCAAAAGTGACGGACGCACGCGCCTGCGGCGCCTCTACCAGGACGGTTCCGCCAAGATAAGGATGCCGGCTGTTTCGGCCGATCCGCTGGAAGCCGTGCTGATCAACACCGCCGGCGGCCTGACCGGAGGCGATCGTCTCGGCTGGGAGATTGATGTCGGCCCGGCTGCCTCGGCGACGATCACAACCCAGGCCTGCGAAAAGGTCTACCGCGCCGCCTCCGACCGCGCCGAAGTACGCGTCAGGCTGACCGTTGGCGAACAGGGCCGCATTGCCTGGCTGCCGCAGGAAACCATCGTCTTTGACCGGGCCAGCTTTGCCCGCACGCTTGATGTCGAGCTTGCCCCCGGCGCCGAGGCGCTTGTGCTGGAGGCCACCGTCTTCGGCCGGCTGGCAATGGGCGAACGCGCCGCTCAGGGCAATTTTCATGATCGCTGGCGTGTCCGGCAGGATGGAGCGCTCATACATGCCGAGGATTTTCGTATTGGACCCGACATCGCCGCGACACTGGCCCGCCCGGCGGTCGCCGGCGGCGCGATCGCGGTGGCGACGCTGCTGATGGTTTCGCCGCGTGCCGAGGCCTTCCTCGATCCGGTCCGTAACATCATCGGCGGCCAAGGCGATGCCAGCGTCTGGACCGTGAACAAATCTGGCAAGCTTCTTGCGAGGCTTCATGCCGGGGACGGCTACCAGCTCCGCAAACGGCTGGTGCCGCTCGTCGAATTGCTCAACGGGCGGGCGGGCCTGCCCAAATTATGGTCACTCTGA